A genomic window from Yarrowia lipolytica chromosome 1D, complete sequence includes:
- a CDS encoding uncharacterized protein (Compare to YALI0D01287g, no similarity) → MWVSCRATLGLCARLLDHKSHTLLRLLDSLGVSLQRAASLLVLQHQFQKVHGQRHVERDLVVVVRCRGVEVGGVQADAHNVVVVMVVVVVVVWLWFSSIVLNIDGFFTRGYRLRCLWGVFVSSSRVLLVLASLTGRILMLGRCGFVWLYFFTSFWWSPSSYISLPLSGSDRAVVGHCSQTLTGVAYIGLSNKSLTQGVMHGTNAFMVVRVWQQLQRQICRRDYGLISSSPPHAPSLSTRIRLPSLSKSTPLTFRSTEL, encoded by the coding sequence ATGTGGGTTTCATGTCGTGCGACACTCGGACTTTGTGCTCGTCTTCTAGACCACAAATCGCACACTCTTCTTCGCCTTCTTGACTCCCTTGGTGTCTCTCTTCAACGCGCCGCGtcgcttcttgtcctccagcATCAGTTTCAAAAAGTCCATGGACAGCGACATGTCGAGCGAGAtctggttgtggttgtgagATGCAGAGGTGTTGAGGTTGGGGGGGTTCAGGCAGATGCTCATaatgtggtggtggtgatggtggtggtggtggtggtggtgtggttgtggttcTCAAGTATCGTCTTGAATATTGATGGCTTTTTTACTAGAGGCTATCGTTTGAGATGTTTGTGgggtgtgtttgtgtcgtctAGCAGGGTGTTGCTTGTCTTGGCTAGTCTGACTGGTCGTATATTAATGCTTGGTCGTTGTGGATTTGTGTGGTTGTATTTTTTCACCTCTTTCTGGTGGAGTCCCTCCTCCTATATATCTCTCCCATTGTCTGGGTCAGATCGGGCTGTGGTGGGCCATTGCAGCCAAACCTTGACTGGCGTTGCATATATTGGTCTGTCAAACAAGAGCCTGACGCAGGGAGTCATGCATGGAACAAACGCGTTCATGGTGGTACGTGTTTGGCAACAACTACAGAGACAAATCTGTCGCCGTGATTATGGGTTGATTTCATCATCTCCGCCCCACGCACCGTCTCTTTCAACTCGTATTCGCCTCCCCAGTCTGTCCAAATCCACGCCTCTCACATTCCGATCGACAGAGTTGTGa
- a CDS encoding uncharacterized protein (Compare to YALI0D01309g, similar to uniprot|P40099 Saccharomyces cerevisiae YER183c FAU1 similarity to human 5 10- methenyltetrahydrofolate synthetase, similar to Saccharomyces cerevisiae FAU1 (YER183C); ancestral locus Anc_4.388), with translation MSCTILQITVHITYFSHNHCTTSMSKPAKQQLRKLIAQRVADVSKDSIQKQSLATTAALRTLNEYKSAQNIAFYMNMDSGELETMDMIRNAFEDKKRVFLPRIEKLADTADKIHPCQKSELRMLEIVDFKDVQNLQPRGPYKLKEPTKDAKDVLESGGLGLIVLPGVAMTPQCARLGHGVGFYDAYIHKHEKLLGVPKLVGVCLREQLVDELPLEEHDRLLDVVVSGASVYRKVE, from the coding sequence ATGTCTTGTACAATATTACAGATAACCGTGCATATTACTTATTTTAGTCATAATCACTGCACCACTTCAATGTCGAAACCTGcaaaacaacaactacGAAAGCTGATAGCCCAGAGGGTCGCTGATGTTAGCAAAGACAGCATCCAGAAACAGTCTCTCGCCACAACAGCGGCTCTCAGAACGCTCAACGAGTACAAATCGGCCCAGAACATTGCCTTCTACATGAACATGGACAGtggagaactggagacCATGGATATGATCCGAAACGCGTTTGAGGACAAAAAACGGGTGTTTCTGCCACGCATTGAGAAACTAGCCGACACAGCCGACAAGATCCATCCGTGCCAAAAATCCGAGCTCAGAATGCTCGAAATTGTCGATTTCAAAGACGTCCAGAACTTGCAGCCAAGAGGACCATATAAACTGAAGGAACCGACCAAGGATGCCAAGGATGTTCTTGAGTCAGGTGGACTGGGGCTCATTGTGCTTCCAGGGGTAGCCATGACCCCTCAATGTGCCAGATTGGGCCACGGGGTGGGCTTCTATGATGCATACATTCATAAGCacgagaagctgctgggAGTGCCTAAGTTGGTAGGTGTTTGTCTGAGAGAGCAACTAGTGGACGAATTGCCACTAGAAGAACATGACCGGCTGCTGGATGTCGTTGTTTCAGGGGCCAGCGTGTATAGAAAGGTTGAATAG
- a CDS encoding uncharacterized protein (Compare to YALI0D01331g, weakly similar to uniprot|Q12303 Saccharomyces cerevisiae YLR121c YPS3 GPI-anchored aspartyl protease 3 (yapsin 3)) has product MKFSLVTLTTLCASALAAPTAKKSLKIDFQKQLADSGTTSQDPNQLGGAQGKVPHEVELTNHVVYYLAEVALGTPPQKFQIDIDTGSSDLWVKADGSPGAYSRNSSSTWSHYADNFYIAYGDQTSASGDWATETLGFADAQIPKFIFGEATSATSQPVFGIGYSGIEASIHQPNAFTYDNFPIRLAKEGFVNTPAYSLYLNDFAAKTGSVLFGAVDKSKIDGSLTILPTIKDQTTDSKPKEFLVTLNSIDINVNGTTTNALDKTRHVLLDSGTSLTYLPPQTTRTIAQKFQLLQVSGGWGLTKKQVDALPDTATLDYNLQGAHVGVKVKDLFTLGKNYLNQQLYIEYNGVREPFYQILIADGGDRGPGNDEPVELAKFIFGDSFLRSAYVVYDIGADKIAVSQAKFGSGSAEDLADIQIEDKGGIPAATAASDPVWTQNAPIETSVNYNPQIYRLST; this is encoded by the coding sequence ATGAAATTCTCACTCGTTACACTGACTACTCTATGTGCATCTGCCCTGGCAGCACCTACAGCCAAGAAGAGCCTCAAGATCGACTTCCAAAAACAGCTGGCTGACTCTGGCACCACTTCTCAGGATCCAAATCAACTTGGAGGAGCTCAGGGAAAAGTTCCCCATGAGGTGGAGCTCACAAATCACGTGGTGTACTACCTGGCTGAGGTGGCTCTTggtactcctcctcaaaAGTTCCAGATTGATATCGACACTGGCTCCTCGGATTTGTGGGTGAAGGCAGATGGGTCACCCGGTGCGTACTCCAGAAACTCCTCGTCTACCTGGTCTCATTACGCAGACAACTTCTACATCGCCTACGGTGACCAGacctctgcttctggagacTGGGCTACCGAGACTCTGGGGTTTGCAGACGCTCAGATTCCCAAATTCATCTTTGGAGAAGCTACTAGCGCGACTTCGCAGCCCGTTTTTGGTATCGGTTACTCGGGAATCGAAGCTTCTATTCACCAGCCGAATGCCTTTACTTATGACAACTTCCCGATCCGCCTAGCCAAAGAGGGCTTTGTGAACACTCCTGCATACTCTCTGTACCTGAACGACTTCGCCGCTAAGACGGGATCTGTGCTGTTTGGAGCTGTagacaagtccaagattGACGGCTCCTTGACTATCCTTCCTACCATCAAAGACCAAACTACCGACTCTaagcccaaggagtttCTGGTAACCCTCAACTCGATTGATATTAATGTCAATGGAACCACCACTAATGCTCTTGACAAGACACGAcatgttcttcttgactCTGGAACATCCCTTACCTACCTGCCTCCTCAGACTACTCGAACCATTGCTCAAAAGTTTCAGCTTCTGCAGGTTTCCGGTGGCTGGGGACtcaccaagaagcaggTGGACGCTCTTCCAGACACAGCCACCCTCGATTACAACCTCCAGGGAGCCCATGTTGGagtcaaggtcaaggatCTATTCACGCTTGGAAAAAACTACCTAAATCAACAGCTGTACATCGAATACAACGGTGTTAGAGAGCCCTTCTACCAGATTCTGATTGCCGACGGAGGCGATAGAGGTCCTGGAAACGACGAACCAGTCGAACTGGCCAAGTTCATCTTTGGAGACTCTTTCCTTAGATCTGCCTACGTGGTCTACGATATCGGAGCTGATAAGATTGCTGTTAGTCAAGCCAAGTTTGGTTCAGGTTCGGCTGAAGATTTGGCTGACATTCAGATTGAAGACAAGGGCGGCATTCCTGCTGCTACTGCTGCTTCTGATCCCGTCTGGACTCAAAATGCCCCCATTGAGACATCCGTGAACTACAATCCTCAGATCTACCGTCTTTCCACGTGA